In Sandaracinaceae bacterium, the genomic window GGGCGATGACTTCACGGGCATCGTGGGCCTGCCGCTCATCGCGCTGACCGACCTGCTCACCAGCGCCGGCTTCGAGGTGCTCTGACGTGGTCGACTACCTGGCCGGATACTCCGAGGAGCTGCGCGACAAGGCCCTGCGCCTGCGCCGCGAGGGCGTGCTCGAGGCGCGCCTGATGGAGCGCTACGCCGCGGGCCACGCCATCACCACCAACGCCGCGCTCTACGAGTTCGCCCAGGAGCTGAAGCGCGAGCACCTGCGCAGCTCGCCGCCGCTGAGCAAGGTCCGCTACAACGACAAGATCAGCACGCTCCACCGGGCCTTCGGGCTGCACACCTATGCGGTCCGCGTGCAGGGCGGAAACCTCAAGAGCCAGAACGAGATCAGCATCGCCAGCCTGTTCAAGGAGCTGCCCCTCGAGTTCCTGCGCATGGTGGTGGTGCACGAGCTGGCGCACCTGCGCCACAAGGACCACGACAAGGCCTTCTACCGGCTGTGCGAGCACATGGAGCCCGAGTACATGCGCTACGAGCTGGACCTGCGCCTGCTGCTGTTCGCGCGCCAGGAGCGTGAGCGAGAGGCTCGGCCGGAGCCCAACGCGCCATGACCCCGGCGCCCACGCCGCCCACGCCACAGCAGGTGCAGCGCTATGCCCAGCTCATGGGCAGCGTGATGCTCTTCGTGGTCACGCACGTGCTGGCGCTGGTCACCATGCTGCTGTTCCTGCAGCCGGGCCTCGACTCCTCGCTCGACCTGCTGGCGCGCGCGGCCCACGTGCGGGAGCACAGCACGGCGTGGGTCATCGGTTGGCTGCCCTGGCAGCTGTCGGCGCTGTCGGACCTGCTCGTGTCCATCACGCTGCTGCGCTACGTGCGCGTGCTCCCGGGGCGCCCAGGGCACGGAGCCGCCTGGGCCGCGCTCGGGTTCAACGTGCTGGCGGTGGTGCCCGAGCAGTACGCCGAGCTCCAGCTGGTGACCACGCTGGTGGCGCGCGTGCAGACGCTCGAGGGAGATGCGCTCCGGGCGTACATGGGCGAGGCCTCGCGGCTCTTCATGATCCTCACGGGCACGGTCGCGAACACGTTCTACACGTTCATGCTGCTGGGCTGGATGCTCACGCTCGGGGGGCTGCGCGGTGCGCTCGGGCTCCCGATGCGCATCCTCTTCGTGGAGCGCGTCTTGCTGGGGCTCTTCCTGCTGGCGGGCTTGCTCACGTACCTG contains:
- a CDS encoding M48 family metallopeptidase, with the translated sequence MERYAAGHAITTNAALYEFAQELKREHLRSSPPLSKVRYNDKISTLHRAFGLHTYAVRVQGGNLKSQNEISIASLFKELPLEFLRMVVVHELAHLRHKDHDKAFYRLCEHMEPEYMRYELDLRLLLFARQEREREARPEPNAP